In Oscillospiraceae bacterium, the genomic window AATTCATGATCAGAAGTGAGGATGAACGCGTAAAACATATCAAATCCAAGCAACAATTGATCGAGTTTAATAAAAAGATTTTATACATAGGCAAAAAGCTCAACAAACCGGTCGTCGCCACCTGTGACGTGCATTTTATAAAACCGGAGGACAGCATCTTCCGCGAGATCATCATAACCGGAAAAAAGATGAAAGACGCCGAATCTCAGGCGCCGCTGTATTTCCGGACAACCAACGAAATGCTTTCCGAATTTTCTTACTTGTCCGAACAGGAAGCGCGTGAAGTCGTCATTGACAACACCAATAAAATAGCCGATATGGTCGAAGTCGTCCGCCCGATTCCGAAAGGCACCTATACACCGCAGATGGAGGGTGCGGAACAACAGCTGACGGATATTGTCTTTCAAAACGCTAAAACGCAGTATGGCGATCCGCTGCCGAAAGTAGTTTCCGACCGGCTTGAGCGGGAACTTGCGCCGGTCATTAAACACGGATTTGCGGTTCTGTACATGATCGCGCAGAAACTCGTAGCCTTCTCTAATGAACACGGTTATATGGTCGGTTCGCGCGGCTCGGTCGGCTCGACCCTTTTAGCCGCGATGACCGGCATTTCCGAGGTCAATCCGCTGCCTGCGCATTATTATTGTAAAGCTTGTAAGTATAGTGAATTCATCGACGATGAAGAAGCGGTCGGTTTTGATCTTCCGCCGAAAAACTGTCCGAACTGCCATTCGCCGCTTGAGCGCGACGGCGTCAATATCCCGTTTGAGACCTTTTTGGGTTTTGCGGGCGATAAGCAACCCGATATTGACCTGAACTTCTCAGGCGAATTCCAAAGCGAAGCGCATAAATATACAGAGCAGTTATTTGGTGCGGAAAACGTCTTTAAAGCCGGAACAATCTCTACGATAGCGGAAAAAACGGCATATGGTTATGTCTTAAAGTATTGCGAGGAAAAAGGCATAACCCTGCCCAAAGCCGAGATGGAGCGCCTTGCCGCAGGCTGTACCGGCGTCAAACGCACGACCGGTCAGCACCCCGGCGGCATGGTCGTAATTCCGAAAGGTCTCAGTGTCCATCAGTTTACACCGGTGCAGCATCCGGCAGAAAAAAAGGACAGCGATATCATCACCACCCACTTCGACTTCCATTCGCTGCACGATACAATATTAAAATTAGACGAGCTTGGGCACGACATCCCGACGATTTTCAAATACCTTCGGGATCTGACCGGAATCGATTTCAAGGATGTCCCCATGTCGGATAAAAAGGTCATGCAGCTGTTTGTCTCGACGGAACCGCTCGGGGTCATGCCCGCCCAGATCAACAATCCGATAGGCACCTTTGCTATCCCCGAAATGGGCACCTCATTTGTGCGTCAGATGCTTGTTGAGACACAGCCGAAGACCTTTGCCGACTTGCTGCAGATTTCCGGCCTATCGCATGGCACAAACGTCTGGCTCGGAAACGCTCAGGAATTGATTAAAAATAAGATATGCACCATCTCCGAAGTCATCGGCACGCGCGACAACATCATGCTTTATTTGATTAAAAAGGGCCTGGATCCGATCAAGGCTTTCAAAATTACCGAGATCGTGCGCAAGGGAGATGCGAAGAAAAAACTCACCCCTGATCTGGTGGACGAAATGATGTCTCACGATGTGCCAGAATGGTATGTCGATTCCTGCTTTAAAATAAAGTATATGTTTCCGAAAGCCCATGCTGCAGCCTATGTCATTTCCGCCATCAAACTCGGATGGTTCAAAGTCTATAAGCCGCTGGAATTCTATTCGGTTTATTTCTCAGTGCGCAGTACGGATTTTGACTATATTTGCGCCGTCAACGGCATGGAGTTTACCAAAAAGAAAATGGTGGAGATCGAAAATAAAGGCAAAGCGGCGACTCAGAAAGAGCAGGACAGCTACGAAATCATGCAGATCATGGTCGAGATGTTTGCCCGCGGGTTTGAGTTTTTGCCAGCGAATCTTGAAAAGTCCGACGCCTATAAATTCCTGCTCGAGAACGGGAAAATTCGTCTTCCGTTCTCTGCGATTTCCGGCGTCGGCGAGACGGTCGCGCCGGTAATCGCCGCTGCCCGCGATAAGGGGTATGCGACCGTTGAAGAATTTGCCTCATCCGGAGGTATTTCATCGGCGGTCATCGCCTCAATGCGTGATAACGGCGTCTTCGGCGATTTGCCTGAGAGTAACCAACTCACGCTATTTTAAGTAAAAGCTCTGCAGACCGCAACAGTCCACAGGGCTTCTTTTGATAGGTCAGTCGCCAATGGGATTATCAATCATTGTCGCGGCAACAAACTCATGAAGGTGTCCGTCCGAGCACTCAGTCTTGGCATCGATAAAGTGGACATGACGCCTGTCGTCGCGGTCGCCTACTTCAATAGGAGGGCCGGTGAACACACAGATTGGGTGAAAATGATCTTCATAAAAATCCGTCTTGGTGACGAATTTGTGAATATGCCCGCATGGCATCATAATCACTTCATCGGTAATGCCCGCAAACCGATGGTTGTGGACATTCTCTCTTAATTCAGCGAGCCGAACGCTTCCCTCGACCTCATGGACATGGGTCTGCCTTTATTGATTGTCGTAAGACATCCGAATACTTCCTCTTAAAAAATTGACGGACCGGTGGTCAGTCCGCCCAATTTATTTTATGTTTTGAGCCGAGCGTTTGCGCTGATTTAACAATAGTCATTATAATATACTTTATGCACATCGACTTTGAAAAAAAGTGGCGGATTCAAACCCGCTTCTTTCTTGTTGATTTAAATCGATTGATATCTGCTTTAAATTTATTGTGAATAATCTTTCGTAATTTTGCCGGAATAATAATTGTCTGTTTTTATGGTATTCATTTTATCGCCTTTACGGTTTTAGATAAGTGATGCCAATTGACATTTTTATAAAAATCGGCTATAATAAATAAGCAATCTGAGTCAGAACGCGCATGGGGGCGTAAAGGTTTCGACGGGGGTTGTGAAACGGAATAAGCGGGCAGAGCAGCGTGACCTCTTAAAAACGCGCAAATTTTCAATTAACTGACACTAATAAAGTTGCAGTTGCTGCTTAACTAAAGCAGCCGTCCCACGCCTTGAGTGCCGCGTCCTGGCGGGGGCGTGTCTAAGCGGCCCATCTGAAACGGCTTAAGCTTTGCGGCCGGGCAGAAACTTATGAAGCTACCGTGATTTAACGCCTGTCGGCGTGTGTTAATGATCGGGAAATCTTAAACACCGAATACGCCCGTAGAAAGTTGCGCGGAGTGATTTTCGGACAGGGGTTCGATTCCCCTCGCCTCCACCAAAAATTCAGAAGATGCCTTTAGCGCGTCATCTGAATTTTTTTTAATGGGAATCGAACCAGGCCGTGGAAGGATTGTTCGACCAGAGGGAGAAAAATCCGACCAAAAACAATCCGGGGGATTGTTTTTAGGCCTCCAAGGCCGAAAGCCGCGATAGATTCCCCTCGCCTCCACCATAAAAAGACACCAATTTTGATACCATCGTATCAAAGCGGAGTTCGTTTATTTCCGCCGTTTTGACACGCTGGATCAACTACAGCGGGAGTTGGCAGACTATGTGCACTGGTTCAATAACATTCGGCTGCATGGTACGCTCGGATATCTTTCACCGGTGGAGTTCAAGAGATCATGTACCTTATAATTTCTGTCCGATTTAGGGTTGACAATCCAGAGATGATAACTTTGAATTATGACGACAAGCATACACCTGCGATTTATCCATTAACAAAAAACAAATTCTCACTTCTGCCAAAATGTGACGGTCAACTTTATACCGTAAAAGCAGGTGATACACTCTTCAGTATTTCGCGCAATTTCGGAATGACAATTGATGAGATTCTTGCTGCGAACCCCCAGATCAAAAAGAGAAGCATTATTTATATTGGTCAGTTTATATGTATCCCTTCCGCGACACCGAACCCCATACCTGATTGTGATCTCCGCATATTAACATTGAAATTTTTAACTGAGGACGGCCGGATATTACCCGAAGTGAATGGGACGGTTGCTCTTGCTGCCGGTGTCATTGTTCGGATAACTTTGAATCGTCCTATTTCTCAGGCTTTCTTTTTCCTTGAACCTACCGGCACGGAAACTTGTGAACTCGCCCACTTAATCGGTATTGATTGTCCCAGCGCCGTCACAGGCGTTGCTGAGATTCAATGGCAGGTACCGTCGGGCACTCTGGGGCGTGTTTTCGTTGTCGCATGCCTCAATAACTGCTGCACGAAATCAGAAGAGATCTTGGTTATCAGAGACACTTGAAAAACTCCTATTTAAATTTTACATAAAAATCAACTTTATTTATGATTAAGATATTAATTTTTATACTCCTTCTGAAGGGGTATTATTTCCGTTTATTAATCCAACCTTTTCGAATAAACCACAAAACCATTGAAATGATGACGGCCGCCAAAACTCCGAGTATCATAAAATAGCCGTATCGCCAGCGCAGTTCCGGCATATAATCGAAGTTCATACCGTAAATCCCAACGATAAAAGTCAATGGGATAAAAATAGAACTGATGATGGTCAGGGTAGTCATAATTTTGTTCATTCGATGGGAATTGATTGATAAATAATTATCTCTGATATCAGATGTCACTTCGCGATTGATTTCGACGATATCCGAGAGTTTCAGCAAGTGGTCATAGATATCATTAAAATGCTGTTTATTGGTTCGAAAGTTTTCCAAGTGTTCCGAATTTAAAATCCGGTAGAGCAGTTCTTTCATTGAATTGACGGTATGGCGCAGAACGAGAAGGTCTGTTCTGATTGAAAACACCTGATCGATTACATCATGGATCTTTTGGCTGTTTATTTCGATATCAACATCATTTAAAGTATCTTCTATTTGAAACGCCAACGGGAAATATTGATCGACGATTTTATCAAAAATCAAATAGGCGATAAAATTGCAGCCTTCTTCTTTGGCCAAAACGCTTTCCGAAATTTTCCGTCGGATGCAGTTGATCTCGGGCAGCTCTGACAAATGGAAGGAAATGATATATTTGGATCCGACAAATAAGTCCAGTTCTATCGGTTTCATCGTTTCCGGATTCAATGCATGTAAAACAAAAAAATAGTAGGTATCATAAAAATCGACTTTAGGCCTCTCGAGGCGTTCAACACAATCTTCGATTGCCAAGGCGTTAAAATGAAACCGATCGCTTAATATCTTGATTTCTTCTTGATTTGCGCATTCAAAATCGACCCAGTACCACCGGATGTCGTTCTCCATCAATCGTTCAACCGGAACGCCCTCAAGCCACTCTATTTCGTTTGTATAACCGAAGGTATAAATCAAACCAAGCCCCCCTCATCCCGTTTAATTAATTCGTTATTCGCGGTTCACAGAGAATAAATCTATTAAATATGAAACTATTATATTACGACTGACCGTTTGGAGCAAGAGAATATGCAGTAAATATGAAAAAGAACAGCATCTCTTAATGAGATGCTGTCGGTTGGTTGTGCAAGTACTTACACAAAGGCTTATTTATTCTTGCGGTTTTCATTTTCGCGGTTGTTTTGATTCTGGTTGTTGCGGTTCTCGTTCTCGCGTTTTTCGTTTTCACGTCTTTCATTTTCGCGATTATCATTTTCACGGTTTTCGTTGTTGCGGTTGTTTTTGTTGCGGTTGTTGTTTTCCATGAAACACTCACCTCCTTGCGCATTATTTTTTGTTTCGACGGTAAAAATATTCAGGTATTCTGCGAACAGGGGGTAAAAAATTTTGTTGATCACCAATGCTAAGCTGCTGACGATGGCAGCCCGGAGTTATGAGAACGGATGCGTTTTAATAGAGAACGGAAAAATCATAAAAGTCGCCGAAACGATCGATAAAACCGAAAACGGCGACGACACCGTGATCGACGCAAAAGGATGCTGGGCGCTGCCCGGTATTATCGAAGCGCATTGCCATATCGGAATTACGGAGGAGAAAAAGGGCAAGGAAGGCGACGACTGCAACGAGATCACCAAACCGATCACACCCTATCTGAAAGCGCTTGACGCCATCAACCCGATGGATGCCGCTTTTCACAGCGCAATCAAAGCGGGGATCACCTCCGTTATGGTCGGGCCGGGCAGTTCAAACGTGATCGGCGATCAATTTGTATTCATCAAGACAGACGGCAGAGTTCTCGACGAGATGGTAGTACTCGAACCCGCGGCCATGAAAGTCGCGTTCGGTGAAAATCCCAAAAAGAGTTACGGGAATAACAACATGATGCCAGCAACCAGAATGGCCATCGGCGCAATGCTCCGGGAAGAACTTTTCGAAGCCAAAAAGTATATCGACGAAAAGCAGTCCACGCAGGATTCGAAAAAAAGTTTTGACGAGGATTTTCGCAAAGAATGCTGGATTCAAGTCTTTAAAAAGCAAATCCCCTTAAAAGCGCATGTTCACCGCACCGATGATATCTTAACCGCAATTCGCATCGCAAAGCAGTTTGATCTGGATATGACTCTGGATCATTGTACGGAGGGACACCTGATCGCAGAAGAGATTAAGAAATCGGGCTTTCCGGCGATTGTGGGTCCGGATCTGGCGTCCCGAAATAAAAGCGAAGTGCAGTATATGGACTTTAAAACCGCCGGAATTTTGGCAAAAGCCGGCGTAAAAGTCGCGCTGACCACTGACCATCCGGTCTCGCTGATTCAATATCTGCCTATCTGCGCCGGACTTGCGGCCAAAGAGGGTCTCGGTATTGATGAAGCGCTCAGAGCCATTACCATCAACGCAGCCGAAATCTGCAAGGTCTCAAACCGCGTCGGCAGCATCGAAGTCGGAAAAGACGCCGATATCGTCATCTATGACGGAAACCCGCTCGAGGTCTTCACGAATTGCCTTTATACCATTATCAACGGCAAAATCGTCTATCAGTCGGATAAAGTCTCGTCATATTGAGCGAAACCGAAGGATCTTGTTATCACAAAGTAAAAAACCTTCAAATTAAAAGAGCGAGGCGATCTCGCTCTTTAAATAGCATTATTCGACTTTAAGCCATTGGTTTCCCGATGCCTGAGTCGGTGGGAGTCGGTCGCCGCGATTGATATGAACCATACGGGGATTATCCACGATTTCACCGTTGGGGCCAACCTCAATATATTTGCCGGGTTCTTGGTTATCGGTTCCGGGTTTGATTGATTTTGCCATGAAAAAACCTCCTTTCTGCATATAGGGTTTGCGCAGTAATAGAAATAATTCGTTAGGGACCTTGCATTTATGAATGATATGTTGTAATATATCTCAAGCACCCTAATGATTTCAGAGAGGAAGCGTAAAACAAACATGGAGAAAGAGACGAACCTTTTTTTGCTGCAGCTGTTTTATCAGTGTTTTCATAAGATCCATATGTCGCAAAAATATCCCGGTCAGGGATGGCTGATGATCTTACTTCGGGAAAGGGGAACACTCACTCAGCGGGAGCTGATCGAGATCACCGGGCGCCGATCGGCGACGCTCAGCGAACAATTAGACAGTATGGACAAAGCCGGACTGATCACCCGCGGCAAGAATGAGGAAGATCGCCGGAATATCGATGTCACCTTAACGCTCCTAGGCCGGGAAACCGCCAAAGACGTCGAAAAAGCCCGTCAGGAATTGTCTGACAAGTTGTTTGATAAATTAGACGAAGTAGAAAAGCGGCAGTTGGACATCATCCTGAAAAAGCTTTTAAGTACCTTCGAATCATAAGACAGGGAGCAACACAACCGTGAAACTCATATTGAAATACATAACAAGACATATTTGGATTTTTCTTGTCTCTATGTTGTTTTTAATCGTGGAAGCAGCAGCAGACCTTCTTCAGCCCACGTTTATGGCGCATATCGTTGATGACGGCGTCAAAGGAGCAGATGTCGGAACCATTTTGCGATATGGCTCAATTATGCTGTCTATCGCAATTATCGGAGCGCTCGGCGCGGTAGTACGTAACCAGTTTGCAAGCGTGACTTCTCAAACCATCTCAAAAGAATTGCGCAGCGATATGTACCGCAAGGTGCAGTCGCTTTCTCTCGAAAACATCGATCATCTCCAACCGGCGTCGATCATCACGCGCATCACAAACGATGTCACACAGGTGCAGGATTTTATCAACGGCATTATGCGAATCATGATAAAAGCGCCGATCACCTGTATCGGAGCGATCGTGCTGATTATCGTTCAAACACCCAAACAGCTCCCGATGATCGCTGTGATTCTTGTGATTGCTTCGCTGTTTATTGCTGCCAACATGAAGTTGGGTTATCCCAGATTCGGAGTGCTCCAAAAAAAGCTCGATCAGTTAAATAACGTCAGCCGTGAATTCTTATCGTCAATCCGCGTTGTCAAGGCGTTCAATGCAGAACATCAGGAAGAGGAAAAATTCGAAACGGCTTCAAGTAATCTGGCGGATGCAGGTGTTTCCGCTATGCGGGTCGTGGCCGTATTTTCGCCGCTCATCAATTTGACGGTCAATTTCGGAATTGTCGTACTGCTCTGGGTTTCGCAGAATCAAGAGAGCTCTCAGATCGGCCGACTGATGGCTTCTGTCAACTATATGACGCAGATCCTTTTTGCTCTCGGTATGGTCGCGACTATTTTAAATGTGGCGGTCAGAGCGATGGCGTCCTCCTCCAGAATCAGCGAAATTTTAAACGAGACTCCGGCGCAAAACGTGGCCGAAAATCCGTTGGAATCCGAAATATCGGGTCAAGTCGATTTCGAAGATGTCTCTTTTACCTATGCGGGCGCAGGCCGGGAGTCTCTTACACATGTGACCTTCTCGTCTAAACCGGGCGAGACCATCGGCATCATCGGCCCCACCGGCTCGGGAAAGACAACGCTTGTCAATCTCGTTCCGCGTTTTTATGACGCAACCGAGGGTCGGGTTCTTGTCGACGGGCAGGACGTCACGCAGTTCGACGAAAAAGCGCTGCGAAACTCGGTTTCCATCGTCCCGCAAAAAGCGCTCCTTTTTTCCGGAACCATTCGCGAAAATCTGCGTTGGGGACGGGAGCAGGCAAGCGAAGAGGAAGTCATGCAAGCAGCCGCAATCGCCTGCGCCGACTCTTTTATCACAGCATCGGAGAATGGATATGATACTCAGCTCGGACAGGGCGGCGTAAACCTCTCCGGCGGTCAGAAACAGCGGCTTGCGCTCGCAAGAGCGCTGGTGCGCAATCCCAGAATCCTGATTCTCGATGACTGCACCAGTGCGTTGGACGCCGAGACCGAAGCCGCGGTGCTGAACGGCCTCAAACAGTGCATCAAGAGCATGACCGTTCTGCTCATCAGTCAAAGAATTTCCACTGTAATGCGCGCGGATAAAATTCTATGTTTAGAAAACGGCACGGTGCAGGGGTTCGGTACACACGCGGAGTTAATAGACGCTTGTCTTACATATCAGGCAATTTACGCATCACAGATAGGAGGTGATAGGTTTGAAAAATAAATATTTCAAACTTTATCTGCGAAAGGGTGGCAATAAATATGGCTGATAGAACACCTCCTCCCGCCGGGATGGGCGGCAGCTTCGGGCCGCCGAACCGCGGACAGCCGGTCGTGAAACCGAAAAATATGCGCGGGACGCTCTCCCGTCTCTGGTCACTGACGGATAAAAACCGTAAAGGTCTCGGTTGGATTTTACTTCTTTCGACCTTGACTTCGGCGTCAGCAATCTTATCGCCGCTGGTCATCGGCAACGCCGTAACAGCGGTTGACGAGGGCAACCCCGCCAAAATCATTCTGTTCACCCTGATTGCGCTCTATCTCTGCGACAGCCTTGTGCGCTTCTTGCAGCAGTTCTTCATGGCGTCCATCGGCCAGCGGATCATTCATCATATCCGTGTCACGCTGTTTAGCACAATGAAAAAGCTGCCGCTATCTTTCTTTGACCGCTGCCAGCATGGGGAACTCATGAGCCGCCTGACCAACGACGTGGATAACATCAGCAACACAATCTCCAACTCGTTGACACAGCTTTTAACCTTCTTGTTCACCATCGTCGGCATTCTCTGCATCATGCTCTCGCTGAGCCCGCTGCTGACCACCGTATCGCTGGTCGGCGTAGGACTCATCTTCCTCATGACGCGTGTGATTACAAAACGCACGCGCAAGCTGTTTGCCGAACAGCAAAAAGCCCTAGGAAAACTCAACGGACAAGTTGAAGAGAGCGTCTCGGGTCTCAGCGTTGTAAAGGCCTTTTGCCGGGAAGACAAAATGATATCGGAATTCGACGAGAGCAACGAGGCGCTTTGCAAAGTCGCGACCCGTGCGCTCATCTGGTCGGGTTTTCTGATGCCGATCATGAACGTGATCAACAACCTGAGTTTTGTGGCGATTTCAGTTATCAGTGGTATCATGGCGATACGCGGGACCATCGACATCGGTATGATCTCGAGCTTTCTGCTCTATTCAAGGCAGTTCTCCCGCCCGTTTGTCGAGATTGCAAATATCTATAATAACTTCCAAACTGCCGTCGCGGGCGCGGAGCGCGTCTTCGAGATCATGGACGAGCAACCTGAGCCGGAAGATATCCCGGATGCTTTGCCGCTCGTCGCTCCCAAAGGCGATATTGAACTGCAAAACGTCGATTTCGGATATGATAAAGAACGTCCGATCCTGAAAGATGTCTCTTTGAAGATCCCGGCGGGCACCAAAGCCGCCATCGTCGGCCCGACCGGTGCCGGAAAGACTACGATCATCAACCTACTGACCCGTTTTTACGATGTGACCGGCGGAAAAATCCTGCTCGACGGCCACGACCTGCGGGATTATAAAATGGAGGATTTGCGACGTTCGTTCGGCGTGGTGCTTCAGGATACGGCGCTGTTTGCCGAATCGGTAAGAAGTAATATCAGCTACGGCAGAGATGACGTATCGATGGCGGATATTGAAAAAGCAGCGAAAATCGCGGGGGCTGACGGCTTTATCAGGAGGCTGCCCGAGGGCTATAACACCGTACTGACACAAGGCGGCATCGAACTGAGCCAGGGTGAACGGCAGCTTCTGACAATCGCCCGGGCCGTTCTGACCAATGCGCCGATTTTGATTTTAGACGAGGCGACCAGCTCCGTAGATACCGTGACCGAGCAAAAAATCCGCCGTGCCATGCTGACCATCACCGAGGGACGCACCTCGTTCATCATCGCCCACCGCTTGACCACCATCCGCGATTCGGACATCATAATCCTGATCGAGGGCGGCAGAATCGCGGAGCAGGGCACCCATCGGGAGTTGATGGCGCAAAACGGCCAGTACGCCTCGATGTGCCGCACTCAAATGGGCGAGGCCTGAGCAATCACAAAAATCACCGATTCGATTGACATCATTTTGCAATGAATGTATCATGCTATCAGAGAGTGGATCGAAGGAAGTGATTACATGATCGTATATTATATTTTACACAGCGGGTTTTTGGTTGAAACTACGGCATGTTATTATCTCTTTGATTATTACGAAGGAAAACTTCCGCAGCTTGACACGCAAAAGCCCGTTGTCGTTTTCGGCAGCCACGGCCATCCCGATCATTATAACCCCGAGATTTTCACCATTTTACAAAATAATGGCATGAAAGATGTATATGCCGTTCTCGCCAAAGACATCTCAGAGAAAAAATACCCAAAAGGCATCCAAGTTTTAAAAGCCCATCCGAACATATCTTATGATTTACCACATGGCGAGCATCTGGAGACCCTGCAGTCCACCGACAGCGGCGTTGCTTTTTTACTCACAACCGACGAAG contains:
- a CDS encoding IS3 family transposase; protein product: MKAEFVYFRRFDTLDQLQRELADYVHWFNNIRLHGTLGYLSPVEFKRSCTL
- a CDS encoding amidohydrolase, producing the protein MLLITNAKLLTMAARSYENGCVLIENGKIIKVAETIDKTENGDDTVIDAKGCWALPGIIEAHCHIGITEEKKGKEGDDCNEITKPITPYLKALDAINPMDAAFHSAIKAGITSVMVGPGSSNVIGDQFVFIKTDGRVLDEMVVLEPAAMKVAFGENPKKSYGNNNMMPATRMAIGAMLREELFEAKKYIDEKQSTQDSKKSFDEDFRKECWIQVFKKQIPLKAHVHRTDDILTAIRIAKQFDLDMTLDHCTEGHLIAEEIKKSGFPAIVGPDLASRNKSEVQYMDFKTAGILAKAGVKVALTTDHPVSLIQYLPICAGLAAKEGLGIDEALRAITINAAEICKVSNRVGSIEVGKDADIVIYDGNPLEVFTNCLYTIINGKIVYQSDKVSSY
- a CDS encoding ABC transporter ATP-binding protein, which translates into the protein MKLILKYITRHIWIFLVSMLFLIVEAAADLLQPTFMAHIVDDGVKGADVGTILRYGSIMLSIAIIGALGAVVRNQFASVTSQTISKELRSDMYRKVQSLSLENIDHLQPASIITRITNDVTQVQDFINGIMRIMIKAPITCIGAIVLIIVQTPKQLPMIAVILVIASLFIAANMKLGYPRFGVLQKKLDQLNNVSREFLSSIRVVKAFNAEHQEEEKFETASSNLADAGVSAMRVVAVFSPLINLTVNFGIVVLLWVSQNQESSQIGRLMASVNYMTQILFALGMVATILNVAVRAMASSSRISEILNETPAQNVAENPLESEISGQVDFEDVSFTYAGAGRESLTHVTFSSKPGETIGIIGPTGSGKTTLVNLVPRFYDATEGRVLVDGQDVTQFDEKALRNSVSIVPQKALLFSGTIRENLRWGREQASEEEVMQAAAIACADSFITASENGYDTQLGQGGVNLSGGQKQRLALARALVRNPRILILDDCTSALDAETEAAVLNGLKQCIKSMTVLLISQRISTVMRADKILCLENGTVQGFGTHAELIDACLTYQAIYASQIGGDRFEK
- a CDS encoding MarR family transcriptional regulator, yielding MEKETNLFLLQLFYQCFHKIHMSQKYPGQGWLMILLRERGTLTQRELIEITGRRSATLSEQLDSMDKAGLITRGKNEEDRRNIDVTLTLLGRETAKDVEKARQELSDKLFDKLDEVEKRQLDIILKKLLSTFES
- a CDS encoding PolC-type DNA polymerase III yields the protein MAATLSELFFGAVSEPMVASGEVRGLEIDKKERIIRLEALYYELIPLKAIERAQEELREFYKIKSVRISPVFPAELLNNEYLSALCEMLRDKMAVVNGFLDEAKYSSEGNILVIELKYGGKELLEKSDFSKIIKSSVYKSFGVNIEVEFSGTVEIDRNSGEYADAVKTPELPPIVVKPKELAPAAPSSVSINLFKRPEEQAIEETARKKTVFLGKRIAELPVPISEVYQKRLKENIVVEGDVFLIDKKPIKDGSMVIFNFFITDGGSSIGCKLFLRNSKLELEDLIQEGQTLKVSGNVEFDDFAQQELLIPINICLSEKKKVVDSAENKRVELHLHTAMSMLDAVTPAALLVRQAYDWGHRAVAITDHGVVQAFPDAMKEYEDIKKAHPDADFKVIYGMEAYIVNDKSGVVTGHTEASFEDEFVVFDIETTGLSSQNDRITEIGAVRIKKGVVLGEFNTFVNPQIPIPAKITEITGINDMMVADAPHEDEALGMFCNFAENCVLIAHNSEFDTGFISAAAKRARRKFENPHIDTMKMARIVYPELQNHRLETVVAHLGLDKFNHHRASDDARITAKIFSKMLDRFIQNGCKCISDMEGELVGGSLAKLHAFHCIILVKNDVGLRNLYELVSMSNLEYYHYVPRIPKSVLTERKEGLIIGSACEAGELYRAIVEGRENSILYSIASYYDYLEIQPLCNNEFMIRSEDERVKHIKSKQQLIEFNKKILYIGKKLNKPVVATCDVHFIKPEDSIFREIIITGKKMKDAESQAPLYFRTTNEMLSEFSYLSEQEAREVVIDNTNKIADMVEVVRPIPKGTYTPQMEGAEQQLTDIVFQNAKTQYGDPLPKVVSDRLERELAPVIKHGFAVLYMIAQKLVAFSNEHGYMVGSRGSVGSTLLAAMTGISEVNPLPAHYYCKACKYSEFIDDEEAVGFDLPPKNCPNCHSPLERDGVNIPFETFLGFAGDKQPDIDLNFSGEFQSEAHKYTEQLFGAENVFKAGTISTIAEKTAYGYVLKYCEEKGITLPKAEMERLAAGCTGVKRTTGQHPGGMVVIPKGLSVHQFTPVQHPAEKKDSDIITTHFDFHSLHDTILKLDELGHDIPTIFKYLRDLTGIDFKDVPMSDKKVMQLFVSTEPLGVMPAQINNPIGTFAIPEMGTSFVRQMLVETQPKTFADLLQISGLSHGTNVWLGNAQELIKNKICTISEVIGTRDNIMLYLIKKGLDPIKAFKITEIVRKGDAKKKLTPDLVDEMMSHDVPEWYVDSCFKIKYMFPKAHAAAYVISAIKLGWFKVYKPLEFYSVYFSVRSTDFDYICAVNGMEFTKKKMVEIENKGKAATQKEQDSYEIMQIMVEMFARGFEFLPANLEKSDAYKFLLENGKIRLPFSAISGVGETVAPVIAAARDKGYATVEEFASSGGISSAVIASMRDNGVFGDLPESNQLTLF
- the corA gene encoding magnesium/cobalt transporter CorA, producing MIYTFGYTNEIEWLEGVPVERLMENDIRWYWVDFECANQEEIKILSDRFHFNALAIEDCVERLERPKVDFYDTYYFFVLHALNPETMKPIELDLFVGSKYIISFHLSELPEINCIRRKISESVLAKEEGCNFIAYLIFDKIVDQYFPLAFQIEDTLNDVDIEINSQKIHDVIDQVFSIRTDLLVLRHTVNSMKELLYRILNSEHLENFRTNKQHFNDIYDHLLKLSDIVEINREVTSDIRDNYLSINSHRMNKIMTTLTIISSIFIPLTFIVGIYGMNFDYMPELRWRYGYFMILGVLAAVIISMVLWFIRKGWINKRK
- a CDS encoding LysM domain-containing protein — its product is MNYDDKHTPAIYPLTKNKFSLLPKCDGQLYTVKAGDTLFSISRNFGMTIDEILAANPQIKKRSIIYIGQFICIPSATPNPIPDCDLRILTLKFLTEDGRILPEVNGTVALAAGVIVRITLNRPISQAFFFLEPTGTETCELAHLIGIDCPSAVTGVAEIQWQVPSGTLGRVFVVACLNNCCTKSEEILVIRDT
- a CDS encoding ABC transporter ATP-binding protein; this translates as MADRTPPPAGMGGSFGPPNRGQPVVKPKNMRGTLSRLWSLTDKNRKGLGWILLLSTLTSASAILSPLVIGNAVTAVDEGNPAKIILFTLIALYLCDSLVRFLQQFFMASIGQRIIHHIRVTLFSTMKKLPLSFFDRCQHGELMSRLTNDVDNISNTISNSLTQLLTFLFTIVGILCIMLSLSPLLTTVSLVGVGLIFLMTRVITKRTRKLFAEQQKALGKLNGQVEESVSGLSVVKAFCREDKMISEFDESNEALCKVATRALIWSGFLMPIMNVINNLSFVAISVISGIMAIRGTIDIGMISSFLLYSRQFSRPFVEIANIYNNFQTAVAGAERVFEIMDEQPEPEDIPDALPLVAPKGDIELQNVDFGYDKERPILKDVSLKIPAGTKAAIVGPTGAGKTTIINLLTRFYDVTGGKILLDGHDLRDYKMEDLRRSFGVVLQDTALFAESVRSNISYGRDDVSMADIEKAAKIAGADGFIRRLPEGYNTVLTQGGIELSQGERQLLTIARAVLTNAPILILDEATSSVDTVTEQKIRRAMLTITEGRTSFIIAHRLTTIRDSDIIILIEGGRIAEQGTHRELMAQNGQYASMCRTQMGEA
- a CDS encoding YjzC family protein yields the protein MAKSIKPGTDNQEPGKYIEVGPNGEIVDNPRMVHINRGDRLPPTQASGNQWLKVE